From the genome of Gorilla gorilla gorilla isolate KB3781 chromosome 4, NHGRI_mGorGor1-v2.1_pri, whole genome shotgun sequence, one region includes:
- the LOC129533812 gene encoding C-C motif chemokine 4 has protein sequence MKLCVTVLSLLMLVAAFCSPALSAPMGSDPPTACCFSYTVRKLPRNFVVDYYETSSLCSQPAVVFQTKRGKQVCADPSETWVQEYVYDLELN, from the exons ATGAAGCTCTGCGTGACTGTCCTGTCTCTCCTCATGCTAGTAGCTGCCTTCTGCTCTCCAGCGCTCTCAGCACCAA TGGGCTCAGACCCTCCCACTGCCTGCTGCTTTTCTTACACCGTGAGGAAGCTTCCTCGCAACTTTGTGGTAGATTACTATGAGACCAGCAGCCTCTGCTCCCAGCCAGCTGTGGT ATTCCAAACCAAAAGAGGCAAGCAAGTCTGCGCTGACCCCAGTGAGACCTGGGTCCAGGAGTACGTGTATGACCTGGAACTGAACTGA